From the Saccharobesus litoralis genome, one window contains:
- a CDS encoding YbgC/FadM family acyl-CoA thioesterase — MPNPSFIDNTYFYYLRVFYEDTDAGGVVYHANYLKFYERARSEMMNTLGVRQQDLLAENFAFIVKSFSVDNIQAARFNSELVVKTRIKTLKKASIIFEQWIECDEQLINRAEVLVATINLAEMKPLRIPDYIYEELLRVC; from the coding sequence ATGCCAAACCCCAGCTTTATTGATAACACCTATTTCTACTACTTACGTGTTTTTTACGAAGATACGGATGCCGGTGGGGTTGTTTATCATGCTAATTATTTGAAGTTTTATGAGCGAGCGCGCAGCGAGATGATGAATACCTTAGGTGTTCGTCAACAAGATCTTCTTGCTGAAAACTTTGCTTTTATTGTTAAATCTTTTAGCGTTGATAACATTCAGGCCGCTCGGTTCAATAGCGAGCTAGTGGTGAAGACTCGAATTAAAACACTCAAAAAAGCCAGCATTATATTTGAGCAATGGATTGAGTGTGATGAACAATTAATCAACCGAGCCGAAGTTTTGGTGGCAACCATTAATTTAGCTGAAATGAAGCCACTACGCATACCAGACTATATATACGAGGAATTACTACGTGTCTGCTGA
- the ruvB gene encoding Holliday junction branch migration DNA helicase RuvB gives MIEADRIISASADREDDAVDRAIRPQKLSDYTGQTHVVEQMSIYIEAARKREDALDHVLIFGPPGLGKTTLARILANEMGVNIKTTSGPVLEKAGDLAALLTNLEPNDVLFIDEIHRLSPMVEEVLYPAMEDYQLDIMIGEGPAARSIKLDLPPFTLIGATTRAGSLTSPLRDRFGIVQRLEFYKTEELQKIVMRSASFLNMDLEEKGALEVACRSRGTPRIANRLLRRVRDYADVKADGKAEQKVAAAALDMLEVDNMGFDYMDKKILDTIIDKFDGGPVGLDNLAAAIGEDKDTIEDVIEPYLIQQGFIQRTPRGRIATPRVYQHFGISKD, from the coding sequence ATGATTGAAGCCGATAGAATTATTAGCGCTAGCGCCGACCGCGAAGATGACGCCGTTGATCGTGCGATACGCCCACAAAAGTTATCTGACTATACTGGGCAAACGCATGTTGTAGAGCAAATGTCGATTTATATCGAAGCCGCTCGTAAACGTGAAGATGCGTTAGATCATGTTCTAATTTTTGGTCCTCCGGGACTAGGTAAAACCACATTAGCTCGGATTTTAGCTAATGAAATGGGCGTCAATATTAAAACCACATCGGGACCCGTTTTAGAAAAAGCAGGCGATTTAGCTGCGCTGTTAACAAACCTTGAACCGAATGATGTGTTATTTATTGATGAAATTCATCGACTTAGCCCTATGGTTGAAGAGGTACTTTATCCAGCGATGGAAGATTATCAGTTGGATATCATGATAGGTGAAGGCCCAGCTGCACGCTCAATCAAACTGGATTTACCGCCATTCACTTTAATTGGCGCTACAACTCGAGCTGGCTCATTGACTTCTCCTTTGCGCGATCGTTTCGGTATCGTTCAGCGTCTTGAATTTTATAAAACGGAAGAGCTGCAAAAAATTGTTATGCGTTCAGCGAGTTTTCTAAATATGGATTTAGAAGAAAAGGGCGCGTTAGAAGTCGCTTGTCGTAGTAGAGGTACGCCGAGAATAGCCAATCGATTATTGCGACGTGTTCGTGATTATGCTGATGTGAAAGCAGACGGCAAGGCAGAACAAAAAGTCGCCGCCGCTGCCTTAGATATGCTCGAAGTAGATAATATGGGATTTGACTACATGGATAAAAAAATCCTAGATACGATTATCGATAAATTTGATGGTGGACCCGTGGGGCTGGACAATCTGGCTGCTGCAATAGGTGAGGATAAAGATACTATCGAAGATGTCATTGAACCTTATCTTATTCAGCAAGGGTTTATTCAGCGAACCCCAAGAGGGCGGATCGCGACGCCAAGAGTTTATCAACACTTTGGTATTAGCAAGGATTAG
- the ruvA gene encoding Holliday junction branch migration protein RuvA, which translates to MIVRLTGVVIEKTPPQCVLEVNGVGYEVNLPMTSFYNLPQDDSATTLFMHQVFREDSQALYGFHAKFERDLFRELLKANGVGPKLALAILSAMSGEDFIWAVNQADISRIVKVPGVGKKTAERLLLEMSDRLKNWRDIPATPTADSQASNMDMVLEPATNPVNDAVDALIALGYKANQAETTVKKVAKVGMTSEAIIKDALKAML; encoded by the coding sequence GTGATAGTCAGGTTAACAGGAGTGGTGATAGAAAAAACACCACCACAATGTGTATTAGAGGTAAATGGTGTTGGCTATGAAGTGAATTTGCCAATGACTAGCTTCTATAATTTACCGCAAGACGATTCTGCGACAACACTTTTTATGCATCAAGTGTTCCGAGAAGACTCGCAAGCACTTTATGGTTTTCATGCCAAATTCGAACGTGATTTGTTCCGTGAATTATTAAAAGCAAATGGTGTAGGCCCTAAATTGGCGTTAGCCATATTGTCAGCCATGTCAGGTGAAGACTTTATTTGGGCGGTTAACCAAGCCGATATTAGTCGGATTGTAAAAGTCCCTGGCGTTGGTAAAAAAACGGCAGAACGTTTATTGCTAGAAATGTCTGATCGCTTGAAAAACTGGCGTGATATTCCAGCAACTCCAACAGCTGATAGTCAAGCTAGTAATATGGATATGGTGTTGGAACCCGCAACCAACCCAGTTAATGATGCGGTTGATGCGTTAATAGCCTTAGGTTATAAAGCGAATCAAGCTGAAACTACGGTTAAAAAAGTGGCTAAAGTTGGGATGACGAGTGAAGCCATAATTAAAGATGCCTTAAAAGCCATGCTTTAA
- the ruvC gene encoding crossover junction endodeoxyribonuclease RuvC, which yields MPVILGIDPGSRLTGYGVVRQLGHKFEYLGSGCIRLGDAALPERLKQIHQGITEIIRQFKPDEFAIEQVFVAHNADSALKLGQARGAAIVAAMLADLPVSEYSARQIKQAVVGKGNAAKSQVQHMVQSILNLSKMPQADAADALAIAMCHGHTHQSLISMAGQASKTVRGRLRR from the coding sequence TTGCCTGTTATTCTCGGCATAGACCCCGGCTCTCGTTTAACTGGATACGGGGTTGTTCGCCAGCTAGGGCATAAATTTGAATACTTAGGTAGCGGTTGTATTCGCCTTGGTGACGCTGCCTTGCCCGAGCGTTTAAAGCAAATCCATCAAGGTATCACAGAGATCATACGCCAGTTTAAGCCAGACGAATTTGCTATAGAGCAAGTCTTTGTCGCGCATAATGCTGATTCAGCTTTAAAACTGGGACAAGCACGAGGTGCTGCTATTGTTGCTGCTATGTTGGCTGATTTACCCGTTTCTGAATATTCCGCACGGCAAATAAAGCAGGCTGTTGTTGGTAAAGGGAATGCGGCTAAAAGCCAAGTGCAACACATGGTACAAAGCATTCTCAATTTATCAAAAATGCCACAAGCCGATGCAGCAGATGCACTTGCTATAGCAATGTGCCATGGTCATACTCACCAAAGTTTAATTAGCATGGCTGGACAAGCAAGTAAAACAGTGCGTGGGCGATTAAGAAGGTAG